GGAACGGTAGGTGTGATGTACAATTGTACAATTCactgccctgcatcatatttaatgaatgaaatcCAACGCTTGATTCTTAATAATTTTGGGGTGCCGATTCCAATAAGAGGGACTGTTTTTCTCGAGCATGTTTCTTACAAAATGTGATGTGCTTGtcatagcatttttgctttcCACAACCAGTTGTAAGGTTGAAGAAGTCTTGTATTATCCCTTAATCATAGACAAACTGCCACAAGTAAATAATTTTGAGCCAAATTACAACTGTTTGTTCAGTTGTTAGCTGATTTTCACATGTATGAATGATTCCGGGGatattatttaatgcatcttGATTTCAAGGTTATAATTATGGAAGAAAATGCAGACATCACTCAGATCTTTCTGCTGCATCTGTGGGTGTTTTAATACATCCAAACAGCAACAGAGAATTACAGATTAAAAagagcttatttatttataaacttgtATTTGCAAAGTTCATTGACATTAAATGGAGTAAGTTCATTTTTTGTTCTGATAATTGCATTAAAGCTGATACATGTATATGAATTTTACAaaatcttaatattttgtggaaaaaactGGTAATGATAGAAAGggtttttttattgatatttttgaaccTTTTTTGTAATTCAgcagaaagtgtttgttttttcatagatGGAAggttaatgaatgaatatttcttTTCCCCGTCAGACGTACGTTCCCTACAGAGACAGTAAGATGACGAGGATCTTGCAGGATTCTCTGGGTGGAAACTGCAGGACCACTATAGTGATCTGCTGCTCTCCATCCTCTTTCAACGAGGCAGAGACCAAAACTACGCTCATGTTTGGACAGAGGTGATGAGATATACACACACTGAGAGTTTTAACGAAACTGTTGTTTTAAGCGCcaagtaaatctttttttttttttttttttttatacttttttcagaGCAAAGACCATCAAGAAcacagtgtgtgtgaatgtggagCTGACAGCTGAGCAGTGGAAGAAGAAATatgagaaggagaaagagaagaacaaGACGCTAAAGAACACCATCACCTGGCTGGAGAACGAGCTCAACCGCTGGAGGAACGGTACTGTAGTGACACACACGCTTCATACTCATTCTGCATGTATTCAGTGATAATTGCAttaattgtattgtgttttgtgtgtgttttaggtgaGAGTGTTCCCACTGAGGAGCAGTACGATAAGGAGAAGGCAAACGCTGATGTTCTAGCCCTGGATAATGTGATGAATAATGATAAATTCACCTCGTCTCCCAGCATGCCCGGCCTTAAATTCACTGACGCTGAGCGTGATAAGTGTGAGGCTGAATTGGCCAAACTCTTCAAACAGCTTGATGACAAGGTAAAATGAACTACTGATTTTAAATGAACGAATATTTTGGACATTTGTTTTTGGCATTAATGGCCATTTAGAAGAAATATACAGTACCAATCAAAAATGtatggtcagtaagatttttttttaactttatatttttagttttaattaacacttttaattaaattaattatatatatatcacagttcccacaaaaatattaagaagcacaattgttttcaacattaataataatcagaaagcaaatgggcagcaaatcagcatattagaatgattcctcgaggatcatgtgacactgaagactggaggaatgattctgaaaattcagctttgcaattaaaggaataaattacatttaaaaatctcttcaaatagaaagcagtaaATAGTAGGGTGCTCCGATTGATTGACAACATTGTGATGCATCATCAATCGTAATCAAATCGAATCGTGGGGCTCTGAATCATAATCGAATCGTGAGATACCCATAGATTCCCACCCCTATTAAATAGCTTCTAAAGTAATTTGTTAACTTActgtgagacataatttcacaaacagcgtgaGTGAATCACCGcgcattctctttttttctcaaaatgcgcaaatggcttcaaatcacatcaCGTCTGCATTAAGCGAGGTTCCAGCTGCACAGTTGACAGGAATTGTCACGTGCGCAATTGAGGCAGTGTCGCAACATCACTAAAGTTCATAAAttgaatttctttttaattattgccagtgtttaaaccattcagcgCTCGTGTGCTCTCATTCATTACATTCATTCTGTGTTTCTCTCACTCCCTGCTGTCTGCTTTTAGGATGATGAGATAAATCAGCAGTCTCAGCTGGCTGAGAAACTCAAGCAGCAGATGTTGGATCAGGAAGAGGTCAGACTTAAATGCGCACCACACATCAGATTTACGTTATTTCCCATAAATAAGAACAGTGTCCTGTCTCCTAGTTGGCTGTGAATTATCTAGAGACTAAAACCTCAGGAGATGGGGTTTGCCATTAAAAGCTATAAATTCCCATCACATtcccctcttctctctcctcAATAATTTGACACTGATGATCCAACGCAAAAATCTTTGTGTTGTAGCTGCTGGCCTCAACGCGAAGGGACCATGACAACCTGCAGGCGGAGCTCACCCGTCTTCAGATGGAGAACGAGGCGTCTAAAGAGGAGGTGAAGGAGGTGCTGCAGGCCCTGGAGGAGCTCGCAGTTAACTATGATCAGAAGAGTCAGGAGGTGGAGGACAAGACCAAGGAGTTTGAAGCCCTGAGTGAAGAGCTCAACCAGAAATCTGTGAGGAGAAACTCGTCATTAAAAACACCATTTTCTTCACTATTGTTAAATTCACTTTCACCGAAATGTTGTACTCAAGTTAGATTCAAATCTTTAGAAAACACATACAATCTAAtgttgttaatagtgttaattataataatgtaaataatatatttatcattaatattacaGTAGAATTAATAAGTAAACTTTATTCTTAAACATTATTAAACGttgattataattaatattacaaaagataaaacatttattatatttcaaattatgtaATAATACATGTAATGTGACAGGGttgattataattaatattacaaaagataaaacatttaattattatatttttgattatgttttttgtgtataTCGACTCTGAGCTGCAGAAACTGAAGGAAATGACCAACCATCAGAAGAAGAGAGTCACTGAGATGATGTCATCACTGCTTAAAGACCTGGCAGAGATTGGCATCGCCGTAGGCAGCAATGACATTAAGGTGAAAAGGCAAAAAACAAAGTTGTTGCATTAGCCTTTCTTTCACATCtatatttacacaaacacacacacacataatttataaatacatttgtatatacataatttaaatatatattttatacataatttatatattatattttttcccccttattaaactttttttttgtacctttaaTATTTTGTCCTCATTTCTCCATCTCTTCCTTTgcactctttttttctctttgtcttcctTTGCACTGTTTTAACTCTTCGCCCTCCTCTAACCTcaattttttctctttctttctctgtgtgggTCTCATTGATGAAGAGTTCACAGTGGCTCGTCTGTACATCAGTAAGATGAAGTCGGAGGTGAAGACTCTGGTGAAGCGCAGCAAACAGCTGGAAAGCGCTCAGGCTGAGAGCAACAAGAAGATGGATGAGAACGAGAAAGAGCTTGCAGCCTGCCAGCTCCGTATCTCTCAGGTAAATGCAAGAATGACAAGATAAAGCAAaagtagttcatccaaaattgaaaattggCATTTACTCAGTCTTCTAACATTTCAAActtgttttggtttcttttacTGAACGTAAAAGAGCGTTTACACAGCTCTTACATTTATTAGATCATTAATGTATGACTGTAGCTAAATGGAAACACCACATGCTCTCCGTTACAACACTAGCATGGCATTTACAGGAAGCTTTAAAAAGATCCTgagatttatttctgtgtttgtctACAGTATGAAGCAAAGATCAAGTCCCTGACAGAGTATCTGCAAAACATTGAACACAAGAAGAGACAGCTAGAGGAGAATGTTGACTCTCTCAATGAGGAACTGGTCAAACTCAGTGCACAgggtacaaatacacacacatgctcctCCTCCTCTCATAAATGCGTTTTAATGCCCATAGAAAACACTGTGTGGCTCAGACAGACCAACTTTTACCGCCCTCTTGTGGTGAGACTGCATTGGGTGTGAAAGAAGTTTATTTTCTCTTGTGCAGAGAAAGTTCATGCCATGGAGAAGGAGAATGAGATACAAAGTGCTAATGAAGTCAAGGTAAGCATTTTATAACAACATATTAATTGCATATCAATGGTTTTTCCAGACATTTTTAGGTGAAtgtgataatattatattatgatttcaatgtattttttttacagttttttatagttttttttattaaaatagagtTTGTGattcatcatttatttctgtgcatGATTGGACAGGATGCAGTTGATCAGCAGATTCAGAACCACAGAGAAGCTCATCAGAAACAGCTGAGCAGCCTGAGAGACGAGCTGGAGACCAAGGAGAAACTCATCACTGAACTGCAGGAGTAAGACATAAACATACACATCTTCAGGCACTCAATCAAGGCCACATGGGCtcatttttcctgttttctgGATTCAGTCAGAACCAGAAGATCATGCTGGAGCAAGAGCGCTTGAAGGTGGAGCATGAGAAACTCAAAACCACTGACCAGGAGAAGAGCCGCAAACTGCACGAGCTCACGTACGACATGCAATGAACACGTAGAGGTTTGAGTAGAAACACATACGCCAAATATTTGGTCTGGTATGCTAatgctaaaatatgtttacaggGTGATGCAGGACAGAAGGGAACAGGCCAGACAGGATCTCAAAGGCCTGGAGGAGACAGTGGTAGGTCTTTTTCTTCAGTGCATGAAAGAGGTTTCTTGCATCTTCGTATGCATGTGTGCACGCTCTGATGTCTCTCTTCTCCTCAGGCCAAAGAGCTGCAGACTCTTCATAACCTGAGGAAACTCTTTGTTCAGGATCTGGCCACACGGGTGAAGAAGGTACAACCATTGCGTACACATTCTTCTCTTAATTACTCCAGATAATTAAATAGTTTCAATGTGGATATTTTTTGGAAATTATAATGACTTGAGTGaggtaatttttatatttttttgattttattgttgatGGTTTTATAGGTTCTTGTGTAtagatgtctttttttaaaaaacattttctgttgattaattttcttgtttatttttgttttttttggattattttttatgttgttttttttcattttttttttgttattataatattcatttttatttggtttattattactattattaattttattttattttttattgattatctTTATTGATTATCTTTCTTTattgattatctttttttttattctttttttttttttagggctagTAGCCTTTAGTTTACATCACTGCCTTCAAAGCATCATAAATCTCCAGTTATGGCTTTATTGGCCACTCTCACACATGCCTGAATTATGCATTAACATATTTTTACAGAGCGCAGAGATGGACTCAGATGACACCGGTGGCAGTGCGGCGCAAAAACAGAAGATCTCGTTCCTTGAGAACAACCTTGAGCAGCTCACTAAAGTGCACAAGCAggtaaacacacactcaaaacatcACCATGGACGTCCTCTCAAAACACACATGCTCACTGTCGTCTTTCTTTCCTTTGTCCAGCTGGTGCGTGATAACGCTGACTTGCGCTGTGAGCTGCCCAAGCTGGAGAAGCGCCTGCGGGCGACAGCGGAGCGTGTAAAGGCTCTGGAGTCTGCACTCAAAGAGGCCAAAGAGAATGCAGCCCGTGACCGCAAACGCTACCAACAGGAGGTGGACCGCATCAAAGAGGCCGTCAGAGCCAAGAACATGGCCCGCAGAGGACATTCGGCACAGATCGGTTAGCATACACAAAATACTAAAACAGAGAAACCGTAAAAGTTGTTGAATGCTACAAAGATGTGTTTCTCACATCATTTTTTTAGGGATGTTAgtagattaaaatgattaatcgcgGTGCATCTAATGATTTctttgaatttaacaaacaacttttaaaacaACTTGTGGGCATCTTAAATGAAACTACTAATTATCACACACTATCAGCCTTTTCAAGTTGTTCCATCAGCTCAAATTATAAAACCTGTTTGACTAAATGGAATCATAATCTAAAGCTAAAAAATTGGAGTCTGTGCCCATTATAAACTAGGTGAAAAACGGTCAACTCTGAATGCCCAAAACTCGCAGACTTGCATTGATTCGTCCAGGATGGAAATCTGTGCACTAGAAGTCTtctagtgtattccagccttcagTCTTTTAGGAGCAATTTTTGATTGATAGATTTAGAAGACCAATTTAGTAAGCAATCAAAAGTTGTTTTCTGGCTTGATTAACTAGTCATTTCCTCCTGTCACAGCCAAGCCAATCAGACCCGGTCAGCCCCCTGTCGCCTCTCCCACCCACCCCAATGTCAACCGCTCAGGGGCGGGGCTCTTCCAGAACAACCAATCAGTGGGCATCCGTGGTGGAGGCGTAGTCAAACAGTAAAATAAGTGAGTACATGCTGCAAATAGGTCACATTGgttattaaaatggaaaagtaaCTTTCTCCCTTTTCACCCTCTGTCTCTTCTTTCTCACTCTTTCCAGCTGTTGAATGCTGAATTTAACCCTAGTAGCCCCAGCTGAAGATGATATCACCCCAAAAAGCTGAACAGGCATTCCACAGCACGGAAGGGTTCAATACTATacatatgaaaatgaatataagtatatatatgtgtatgaaaCATGAAATACTATCCCCGTCTGGGCTGTACAGATGTTCCTCCATTCTTATCTCTTAtatcttccctttaaaaatataaagaaaacttaaaaaaaaaaaaaaaagaagacggGCTTTTTGCACCAGTGGACACGTGTGTAACTAGCGTGTATCTCTTCACTCTTGCACAGTAGGTTTCTGCTCACATCCTGCTCTCCACATCCCTCACTGTGCCAAGTTGAAtgtattacaaaattaaaaaagtaaaaaaaaaaggcagaaattaatgaaaaaaggaacaaaaaaaacaaacaaactgctaGCTGCATTATTTTAGCCTTATTTATGTACGTTCACATTTTGGGTTTGTTTAGAGAGTTAGCTTGTTCTCTCTTGCTTTGATACATTTCTGTTGAACATTTCACCTAAATACGTATGTTAAACACTAAAACTGA
This region of Cyprinus carpio isolate SPL01 chromosome B12, ASM1834038v1, whole genome shotgun sequence genomic DNA includes:
- the kif5bb gene encoding LOW QUALITY PROTEIN: kinesin-1 heavy chain (The sequence of the model RefSeq protein was modified relative to this genomic sequence to represent the inferred CDS: substituted 1 base at 1 genomic stop codon) encodes the protein MADPAECTIKVMCRFRPLNGSEVMRGDKYIPKFQGDDNVVVGRFFLXLSYVFDRVFQSNTTQEQVYNACAQKIVKDVLEGYNGTIFAYGQTSSGKTHTMEGNLHDPDGMGIIPRIVQDIFNYIYSMDENLEFHIKVSYFEIYLDKIRDLLDVSKTNLSVHEDKNRVPYVKGCTERFVCSPEEVMDTIDEGKSNRHVAVTNMNEHSSRSHSIFLINVKQENTQTEQKLSGKLFLVDLAGSEKVSKTGAEGAVLDEAKNINKSLSALGNVISALAEGTTYVPYRDSKMTRILQDSLGGNCRTTIVICCSPSSFNEAETKTTLMFGQRAKTIKNTVCVNVELTAEQWKKKYEKEKEKNKTLKNTITWLENELNRWRNGESVPTEEQYDKEKANADVLALDNVMNNDKFTSSPSMPGLKFTDAERDKCEAELAKLFKQLDDKDDEINQQSQLAEKLKQQMLDQEELLASTRRDHDNLQAELTRLQMENEASKEEVKEVLQALEELAVNYDQKSQEVEDKTKEFEALSEELNQKSVIFVYIDSELQKLKEMTNHQKKRVTEMMSSLLKDLAEIGIAVGSNDIKVKRQKGLIDEEFTVARLYISKMKSEVKTLVKRSKQLESAQAESNKKMDENEKELAACQLRISQYEAKIKSLTEYLQNIEHKKRQLEENVDSLNEELVKLSAQEKVHAMEKENEIQSANEVKDAVDQQIQNHREAHQKQLSSLRDELETKEKLITELQDQNQKIMLEQERLKVEHEKLKTTDQEKSRKLHELTVMQDRREQARQDLKGLEETVAKELQTLHNLRKLFVQDLATRVKKSAEMDSDDTGGSAAQKQKISFLENNLEQLTKVHKQLVRDNADLRCELPKLEKRLRATAERVKALESALKEAKENAARDRKRYQQEVDRIKEAVRAKNMARRGHSAQIAKPIRPGQPPVASPTHPNVNRSGAGLFQNNQSVGIRGGGVVKQ